A genomic region of Gemmata massiliana contains the following coding sequences:
- a CDS encoding TIGR02996 domain-containing protein, which translates to MNDEAGLLAAITAHANEDTPRLAYADWLDENEAPVQAEFIRLQCRLASCSAADPDYPDLTERHAEMVAQFGPLAKLTAPALPPGYHAEHDITGFQRGFLSAASGSWRADRRTPTDEDVEQFAAGLSQLIATTTVRELHLTDLTPDQVFRVLTAPGAESLTSVLVAQRFALGSTGDTESELIRAVALSKVVPNLEYLRLFFGSTPPPTAGITQLARAKFDRLTHLTLWIQTGPTCDLTPLTSAAWFRNLRRVYFGDSAVRGSVLVPALAKLPHLESLDLIQQSAPARKALGTARGFPALARLELQGRVPFNDAVRVATGRFPALAELTIRGEGDANTAVQRFCFAKWWPQIRVLELAGGWITDETIKAFARSEIVPGLRVLRLHQRSFGAPGLALLANGSRFPNLTTLNLDLSHATQCRPAVAVTFARRLSLPRLRHLSLYGYPLGDAGAKELAANPHLASVTRLALRGCDIGERGLTALVRSPHLQQLVELDVGNNNLKRAGALLDPIRLPRLSALGLGGNPLTPAARAKLHRARGWLA; encoded by the coding sequence ATGAACGACGAAGCAGGCCTACTCGCCGCGATCACCGCGCACGCGAACGAGGACACCCCGCGCCTCGCCTACGCGGACTGGCTCGACGAGAACGAGGCGCCCGTTCAGGCGGAATTCATCCGGCTCCAGTGCCGACTCGCATCGTGCTCGGCCGCGGACCCAGACTATCCCGACCTCACCGAGCGCCACGCGGAAATGGTCGCTCAGTTCGGGCCGCTTGCGAAGCTGACCGCGCCCGCGCTGCCGCCCGGCTACCACGCCGAGCACGACATCACCGGCTTCCAGCGCGGGTTCCTCTCCGCCGCGAGCGGCTCCTGGAGAGCGGATCGGCGCACCCCGACAGACGAGGACGTCGAACAGTTCGCGGCCGGACTTTCGCAACTCATCGCGACCACTACCGTTCGCGAGTTGCACCTCACCGACTTGACGCCGGATCAGGTCTTTCGCGTCCTCACGGCCCCCGGCGCGGAATCACTGACGAGTGTGCTCGTCGCACAAAGGTTCGCTCTCGGCTCCACCGGTGACACAGAGAGCGAATTAATTCGAGCGGTCGCGCTGTCAAAAGTGGTCCCGAATCTGGAATACCTGAGATTGTTCTTCGGCTCCACCCCTCCACCAACTGCCGGTATCACACAGTTGGCTCGGGCGAAGTTCGATCGACTTACACATCTCACATTGTGGATTCAAACCGGGCCAACGTGCGATCTCACCCCACTCACCAGCGCGGCGTGGTTCCGCAACTTGCGCCGCGTGTATTTCGGCGACTCCGCGGTGCGAGGAAGTGTACTGGTGCCCGCACTCGCGAAGCTCCCGCACCTGGAATCACTCGACCTCATTCAACAATCCGCACCGGCACGCAAGGCGCTCGGAACGGCCCGTGGGTTCCCCGCACTCGCGCGATTGGAACTTCAGGGGCGCGTCCCATTCAATGACGCCGTCCGGGTGGCAACCGGGCGGTTCCCGGCTCTGGCTGAACTCACCATTCGCGGCGAGGGTGACGCGAACACGGCAGTGCAACGCTTTTGTTTCGCGAAGTGGTGGCCCCAGATCCGGGTGTTGGAACTCGCAGGCGGGTGGATTACCGATGAAACCATCAAAGCGTTCGCGCGCAGCGAAATTGTTCCCGGGCTTCGCGTGCTTCGACTCCACCAGCGCTCGTTCGGCGCGCCCGGTCTTGCCCTGCTCGCCAACGGTTCGCGGTTCCCGAATCTGACGACCCTCAATCTCGATCTCTCGCACGCGACCCAGTGTCGACCCGCGGTTGCGGTGACGTTCGCCCGGCGCCTGAGCCTGCCACGGTTGCGGCACCTGAGCCTCTACGGTTACCCGCTCGGTGATGCCGGCGCGAAGGAACTGGCCGCGAACCCGCACCTCGCGTCCGTCACGCGCCTCGCGCTCCGCGGTTGCGATATCGGCGAGCGCGGGCTGACCGCGCTGGTTCGGTCCCCGCACCTTCAACAGTTGGTCGAACTCGACGTCGGGAACAATAACCTGAAGAGGGCCGGCGCGCTGCTCGACCCGATTCGGCTCCCGCGCCTGTCCGCACTCGGACTGGGCGGTAACCCACTCACCCCGGCGGCGCGCGCCAAGCTCCACCGCGCACGCGGGTGGCTCGCGTGA
- a CDS encoding TIGR02996 domain-containing protein encodes MNDEAALLAAITAHADEDTPRLAYADWLDENQPDGKPSPVSGPSARAEYIRVQCRLAQRPYDDPEYPALREREEELSHWLDVHGGTGPADSFEIPGDLEWYDRFTHGDDGVYRRGFPEELAFTDYDEEPEENIERIVSALPVAFATSTVRALRLEEVYGAEVAGIVSDPVAAGLRGLSLDYIDDGDETTAIRAIAKTKHLTGLQRLRLEFSITDTDLKRLAKASLDSLEELVLDEFTPIGGKALGAARWFRSLRVLQVGMENRDALRAIGELPVMPSLVAFTFPGDTAPTTTAVRKFIASSSFPRLNYLEFMHAPLSPEQVVVLSRGTWPLRHLKLHNVDVRKAGAEALASASFAESLRVLDLSDCEITAGGIQALAGSAKFAGLLHLDLSDNPIGPGGLLALARSPHLRGLRKLSLHGCNSTKAPIDSAALLNFLTALEMPELRHLSLTDLPVGVRGAKAIAAGGTFANLTRLDLANCGLREKGARAIVESPALGNLTVLDLSGNNAGRGITKLANPKTFPRLGHCDLNRNRPPKGWLARLRKRRGVSV; translated from the coding sequence ATGAACGACGAAGCCGCTCTGCTCGCCGCGATCACCGCGCACGCGGACGAGGACACCCCGCGCCTCGCCTACGCGGACTGGCTCGACGAGAACCAGCCGGACGGGAAACCGTCCCCCGTATCCGGCCCGTCGGCCCGGGCCGAGTACATCCGCGTGCAGTGCCGGCTCGCACAGCGCCCCTACGACGACCCGGAGTACCCCGCGCTCCGCGAGCGCGAGGAGGAACTTTCGCACTGGCTCGATGTGCACGGGGGCACCGGGCCTGCGGATTCGTTTGAGATTCCCGGCGATCTGGAATGGTACGATCGCTTCACTCACGGTGACGACGGGGTGTACCGGCGCGGGTTCCCGGAGGAACTCGCGTTTACCGATTACGACGAGGAGCCGGAAGAGAACATCGAGCGCATCGTATCCGCACTCCCGGTGGCATTCGCCACATCTACGGTGCGCGCACTCCGGCTCGAAGAGGTGTACGGTGCGGAAGTGGCGGGCATTGTGAGCGATCCGGTCGCGGCCGGGCTGCGCGGGCTTTCCCTGGACTACATTGACGACGGCGACGAAACGACCGCGATTCGGGCGATCGCCAAAACGAAGCACCTGACCGGTCTTCAGCGGCTACGCCTCGAATTCTCGATCACCGATACCGATCTGAAGCGTCTGGCGAAAGCGTCACTGGATTCGCTCGAAGAACTGGTACTCGATGAGTTCACGCCCATTGGAGGTAAGGCGCTCGGCGCGGCCCGCTGGTTCCGATCGCTCCGAGTGCTTCAGGTCGGAATGGAGAACCGGGACGCGCTCCGGGCCATCGGTGAACTGCCCGTGATGCCGAGCCTCGTCGCGTTCACGTTCCCCGGTGATACGGCTCCGACCACGACTGCGGTTCGGAAGTTTATCGCGTCCAGTTCGTTCCCGCGCCTCAATTACTTGGAGTTCATGCACGCGCCGCTGTCTCCCGAACAGGTCGTTGTTCTGAGTCGGGGAACGTGGCCGCTGCGTCACCTCAAGTTGCACAATGTGGACGTGCGCAAGGCCGGCGCGGAAGCGCTAGCGAGCGCGAGCTTCGCCGAATCACTCCGCGTGCTGGATCTTTCCGACTGCGAGATCACGGCCGGGGGAATCCAAGCTCTGGCCGGGTCCGCGAAGTTCGCGGGTCTCTTGCACCTCGATCTATCTGATAACCCGATCGGTCCCGGCGGGCTGCTCGCGCTCGCTCGCAGCCCCCACTTGCGCGGGCTGCGCAAACTGAGCCTTCACGGGTGCAACAGCACGAAGGCTCCCATCGACTCCGCCGCTCTGCTAAACTTTCTCACTGCGCTGGAGATGCCGGAGCTGCGCCACCTGAGCCTGACCGACTTGCCGGTCGGTGTTCGCGGCGCGAAAGCGATCGCGGCCGGGGGAACGTTCGCGAACCTGACCCGGCTCGATCTGGCGAACTGCGGTTTGCGCGAGAAGGGCGCGCGGGCGATCGTCGAGTCCCCGGCGCTCGGCAACCTCACGGTGCTCGACCTGAGCGGCAACAACGCGGGCCGCGGGATCACTAAGCTCGCGAACCCCAAAACGTTCCCGCGCCTCGGGCACTGTGACCTCAACCGGAATCGCCCGCCCAAGGGCTGGCTCGCCCGGCTCCGCAAGCGCCGCGGGGTGAGCGTGTAG
- a CDS encoding TIGR02996 domain-containing protein, translating into MTDADALFRTIVRHPGDDTARLVFADWLQENGRAEEGEFVRTQCRLAATEPDDPEYPALVDRDEELRLWLSAHVPGPRPTFPGGLSVDGGKLWWWQSHRGFPRFLEFDGYERYGGKAMRGLASALARAFEALPTRWLVVRFISLAQLAALLKQPVLSGLTQFTLVSGYGGDEANEVARLVANCRHLRNLRGLLLGVEFGDAGAEALTGAHWGNLEWFSPGCHQMTPAGLRSLANADWFRQLRELTLDDGLPGTTFEALVRAPAFPRLHTLDVSRNGSLTATGWELFARSRTFPALARLRCGEGDMSGDRFSFLTGASGFELSALDVRTCGLGPGSGAALTSAPWAGSLRSLNLSLNALEPADVKTIAACRQFANLQHLDLSGNTLGPTCLSAIAGNPALRGLRSLRLDGRSFHNRGLTPTHFDQFLTKLNAPDLRHLDLSGRPVGATAAKKLTGPKFSALRRLSLRDCKLTDTAVAKLITAPGLCNLIQLELNDNALKTGPKQLGDPDVLPNLASCSLTGNPISAPVARKLRSRPAVSGLPKTAKRRA; encoded by the coding sequence ATGACGGATGCCGATGCCCTGTTCCGCACGATCGTTCGCCACCCGGGGGACGATACCGCGCGCCTCGTGTTCGCCGACTGGTTGCAAGAGAACGGGCGCGCGGAAGAGGGCGAGTTCGTGCGGACGCAGTGCCGGCTCGCGGCCACGGAACCGGACGACCCGGAGTACCCCGCCCTCGTGGACCGCGACGAGGAACTGCGGTTGTGGCTCAGTGCCCACGTGCCCGGTCCGCGCCCCACGTTTCCCGGCGGGCTGTCGGTGGACGGCGGGAAGCTGTGGTGGTGGCAGTCGCACCGCGGGTTCCCGCGGTTTCTAGAGTTCGACGGCTACGAACGGTACGGCGGGAAGGCGATGCGCGGGCTGGCTTCGGCGCTGGCCCGAGCATTTGAAGCGCTCCCGACGCGCTGGCTCGTCGTGCGGTTCATCTCGCTCGCGCAACTGGCCGCGCTTCTCAAACAACCCGTGCTGAGTGGCCTCACGCAGTTCACACTCGTGTCCGGGTACGGCGGCGACGAGGCGAACGAGGTAGCCCGGCTGGTCGCGAATTGTCGCCACTTGCGGAACCTGCGCGGGCTGCTTCTTGGGGTCGAGTTCGGGGATGCGGGGGCAGAAGCGCTGACGGGCGCGCACTGGGGCAACCTGGAATGGTTCTCGCCCGGGTGCCACCAAATGACCCCGGCCGGGTTGCGATCACTCGCGAACGCCGACTGGTTCCGCCAGTTGCGCGAACTCACCCTCGACGACGGACTTCCCGGGACGACGTTCGAGGCGCTCGTGCGGGCGCCGGCGTTCCCGCGCCTCCACACACTCGACGTCTCGCGCAACGGGTCTCTCACCGCGACCGGATGGGAACTGTTCGCGCGTTCGCGGACGTTCCCGGCCCTCGCGCGCTTGCGGTGCGGCGAGGGCGACATGAGTGGCGACCGGTTCTCGTTCCTCACGGGCGCGTCCGGCTTCGAGTTGAGCGCTCTGGACGTGCGCACGTGCGGTCTCGGGCCGGGGAGCGGGGCGGCGCTCACATCGGCACCGTGGGCCGGATCGCTGCGCTCCTTGAATCTGTCTCTCAACGCGCTCGAACCGGCCGATGTGAAGACGATTGCTGCGTGCAGGCAGTTCGCCAATTTGCAGCACCTCGATCTTTCGGGTAACACACTCGGGCCGACGTGCCTTTCGGCGATTGCCGGGAACCCCGCGCTCCGCGGGCTGCGCTCGTTGCGCCTGGACGGAAGATCCTTCCACAATCGCGGACTGACACCCACGCACTTCGATCAGTTCCTCACGAAGCTCAACGCGCCCGACTTGCGCCACCTTGATTTGTCCGGGCGCCCGGTCGGCGCGACCGCCGCGAAGAAGCTCACGGGACCGAAGTTCTCCGCACTGCGCCGGCTCTCGTTGCGCGACTGCAAGCTCACCGACACGGCCGTTGCGAAGCTCATCACGGCGCCCGGGTTGTGCAACCTGATTCAGTTGGAACTCAACGACAACGCACTGAAAACCGGACCGAAGCAACTGGGCGACCCGGACGTGCTGCCGAACCTCGCCTCGTGCTCGCTGACCGGTAACCCGATCTCCGCCCCCGTAGCCCGCAAGCTCCGATCGCGCCCCGCTGTGTCCGGCCTGCCGAAGACCGCCAAGCGCCGCGCTTGA
- a CDS encoding cyanophycinase produces the protein MLFHSLRVGALIALLAVSATGLRAADPLPTPLDPRGLPGPLVVAGNKVPSDARKAFIDLAGKDKAKIVVLLCPAKDTIDPKVALAPWTAAKAKSVEILETKDQKEANDPQFVKALTEANAVWIEGAGTAHFASAYHDTLVEKELKKLHVRGGVIGAGAGSSVLEELGLLPGFTSREFRSLKAGCIGLDCGDDSAVVIRGRVARVIGDAAITVHIAKGAGKPAADEEYKPGSLLDLVQLQRAAFNRAAKEPFPPANPAAPVVAKGALVIVGGGGAAAEIWKRFIDLAGGPDSTIVVVTSAMEDPLAPESAEEKALKRYGAKNVVALHTRDRKEANDPKFSDVLLKAKGVWFSGGRQWRFVDSYEGTLTEKRFREVLARGGAIGGSSAGASIQSEFMPRGHPLGNTVMAAEGYERGFGYLPGCAVDQHFFARKRTADMTELMKEYPQYLGIGLDEGTAIVVTGSAAEVIGRTKVAFYDTKKKSEGDKDYEEVFAGEKYDLKERKKIK, from the coding sequence ATGTTGTTTCATTCGCTCCGTGTCGGCGCGCTTATCGCGCTGCTCGCCGTTAGCGCGACGGGCCTGCGTGCCGCGGACCCGCTTCCGACGCCACTCGACCCGCGCGGTCTACCGGGGCCGCTCGTTGTTGCGGGGAACAAGGTGCCGTCTGATGCGCGTAAGGCGTTCATCGATCTTGCCGGGAAGGACAAGGCGAAGATCGTTGTGCTCCTCTGCCCGGCCAAAGACACGATCGATCCGAAGGTGGCTCTCGCACCCTGGACCGCCGCGAAAGCCAAGTCCGTTGAGATACTCGAAACGAAGGACCAGAAAGAAGCGAACGACCCGCAGTTCGTGAAGGCTCTGACCGAGGCGAACGCGGTCTGGATCGAAGGAGCGGGTACAGCACATTTCGCGAGCGCTTATCACGACACGCTCGTCGAGAAGGAACTGAAGAAGCTCCACGTTCGCGGTGGGGTCATTGGTGCGGGGGCCGGCAGTTCGGTACTCGAAGAACTCGGCCTGCTGCCGGGTTTCACCAGTCGTGAGTTTCGTTCCCTCAAGGCCGGGTGCATTGGTTTAGATTGCGGAGACGATTCGGCAGTTGTGATCCGCGGGCGCGTGGCTCGCGTGATCGGAGACGCGGCGATTACCGTTCACATCGCGAAGGGTGCGGGAAAACCAGCCGCGGACGAAGAGTACAAGCCTGGGTCGTTGCTCGATCTGGTCCAACTCCAGCGGGCCGCGTTCAACCGTGCCGCGAAAGAGCCGTTCCCGCCCGCGAACCCAGCGGCACCCGTGGTGGCGAAGGGCGCGCTCGTGATCGTTGGCGGGGGAGGTGCTGCCGCAGAGATTTGGAAGCGGTTCATCGACCTCGCAGGCGGCCCGGATTCCACGATCGTGGTCGTGACGTCCGCAATGGAAGACCCGCTCGCGCCGGAATCAGCCGAGGAGAAAGCCCTCAAACGGTACGGGGCGAAGAACGTGGTGGCGCTTCACACCCGCGACCGCAAGGAAGCCAACGACCCGAAGTTTTCCGACGTGCTGCTGAAGGCGAAGGGCGTGTGGTTCAGCGGCGGGCGGCAGTGGCGGTTCGTTGACTCTTACGAGGGCACGCTCACGGAGAAGCGGTTCCGCGAGGTGCTCGCTCGCGGGGGCGCGATCGGCGGGAGTTCGGCCGGTGCGAGCATCCAGAGCGAGTTCATGCCGCGCGGCCACCCACTCGGCAACACTGTAATGGCGGCCGAAGGGTACGAACGCGGGTTCGGCTACCTGCCCGGGTGCGCGGTGGATCAGCACTTTTTCGCCCGCAAGCGAACCGCCGATATGACGGAGCTGATGAAGGAGTACCCGCAGTATCTGGGTATCGGTCTCGATGAGGGGACTGCGATCGTTGTTACTGGGAGCGCTGCGGAAGTGATCGGCCGAACAAAGGTGGCGTTCTACGACACAAAGAAGAAGTCCGAAGGCGACAAGGATTACGAAGAGGTGTTCGCGGGTGAGAAATACGACCTGAAGGAACGAAAGAAAATCAAGTAA
- a CDS encoding peptidylprolyl isomerase, which yields MKLLASDRRRQLVRGLAFAGVAAAGYVFGITSDRATAQQPTGAVRPNATGGLPGTPGLLPVSKGTAQPESDRRLAAHIYGDVPVTREELGEFLIARGGHEKLELLVNKKIIETEAARRGLTVTPIEVQAALNEEMRGLGITRADFVKHILPRYGKTLFEWVEDVIKPRLLLTKMCQDRVKVAEEDLSRSFENRFGERRQAKVICWSKEDLRAAQKQWAEARKGDAEFDSIATKQAEPTLAGAAGKVAPIGRYSEATDTSIEKTLFSLKLGEISQLFDTPSGIMCVKLVAVIPPDETVKFDDKMKDVLRKELFTKRIELEIPKCFTELKAQAKPVIYLKGAPTPAEFREGVENMINQAGGVPNVPTPTVPAGGSVSLPRADVPPAPGGTAPAVPAPGAPAPAAPLPMKQP from the coding sequence ATGAAGCTCCTAGCGAGCGATCGGCGGCGCCAATTGGTCCGGGGGCTGGCATTCGCTGGCGTTGCCGCCGCGGGATACGTGTTCGGAATCACCAGCGACCGGGCCACGGCCCAACAGCCGACGGGCGCGGTTCGGCCGAACGCCACCGGGGGGCTGCCGGGAACGCCCGGGCTGCTGCCGGTGTCGAAGGGAACCGCGCAGCCCGAATCGGACCGCCGACTCGCCGCGCACATCTACGGCGACGTACCGGTCACCCGCGAAGAGCTGGGCGAGTTCCTCATCGCACGCGGTGGGCACGAGAAGCTCGAATTACTCGTGAACAAAAAGATCATCGAGACCGAGGCCGCGCGCCGCGGGCTCACCGTTACACCGATCGAGGTGCAGGCCGCGCTGAACGAAGAAATGCGCGGGCTGGGCATCACCCGGGCCGACTTCGTCAAGCACATCCTGCCGCGCTATGGCAAGACGCTGTTCGAGTGGGTCGAGGACGTCATCAAGCCGCGCCTGCTCCTGACCAAGATGTGCCAGGATCGCGTGAAGGTCGCGGAAGAAGATCTGAGCCGGTCGTTCGAGAACCGTTTCGGCGAGCGCCGACAGGCAAAGGTGATCTGCTGGAGCAAGGAAGACCTCCGTGCAGCTCAAAAGCAGTGGGCCGAAGCTCGTAAGGGCGACGCGGAGTTCGACAGCATCGCAACGAAGCAAGCCGAACCGACCTTGGCCGGCGCCGCCGGAAAGGTAGCTCCCATCGGCCGGTACTCCGAGGCCACCGACACGAGCATCGAGAAGACGCTGTTCAGCCTCAAACTCGGTGAGATCAGCCAACTGTTCGACACGCCGTCCGGCATCATGTGCGTCAAGCTCGTGGCGGTCATCCCTCCCGACGAGACGGTGAAGTTCGACGACAAGATGAAAGACGTGCTCCGCAAGGAGTTGTTCACGAAGCGCATCGAACTGGAAATCCCGAAGTGCTTCACCGAACTAAAAGCCCAGGCCAAGCCGGTCATCTACCTGAAGGGCGCTCCGACTCCGGCCGAGTTCCGTGAGGGCGTCGAGAATATGATCAACCAGGCCGGTGGGGTGCCGAACGTTCCCACGCCGACCGTGCCGGCCGGTGGGTCCGTGTCGCTGCCCCGAGCGGATGTACCCCCGGCCCCTGGTGGGACCGCTCCCGCGGTGCCGGCACCGGGCGCGCCGGCTCCCGCAGCGCCGCTGCCAATGAAGCAGCCGTAA
- a CDS encoding alpha/beta hydrolase family protein: MNRRDLFRVSALSALGGSFPLSLARSADQPLGADEMIHKYLVAETKRISAKFMDGAKSKAEWEKIRPRLKREFLDMLGLDPLPEKTPLKATVTGSLERGEVVIEKLHYQSKPGLYVTANLYRPKSVNPDRKDGGGTKLPAVLYVCGHSGRGRDGNKTAFQDHGMWFASNGYVCLIVDTLQLGEIAGKHHGTYNLNRFWWHSRGYTPAGVECWNGIRGIDYLCSLPYVDAEKIGVTGISGGGATTNWVAAADDRVKVAVPVSGVSDLECYVTDQVINGHCDCMFFHNIYQWEWTTALALFAPKPLLFANSDDDKIFPMTGNKRIIERLRTCYAMFGAKENVDEHVSKGGHDYRPDLRIAIFAFFHKHLKGDKAPIKDADFPKIEGKELRAFADDKDIPKDAINATADETFVPVAKVALPTEKNFGTWKTDLVKQLKAKVFQALPEKIPAAKLVRPMLLLSRLAAETGVEFETDGTQIEQGGFPPAPGPLPVIAVLNAGDTEGEMKKWVERLGKNVLALLPRGVGATAWSTKNPPNTVERSFALLGQTADSGRVRDVAAFLAMWQRAKKKAEERVRVVGRGQAGILAVYAILLTPGLVDEITIADLPVSHRDGPHFLNVMRVLDIPEALGLLAPQVKLTLIGKNAKDKAFDRTAAIFAAAGAKDKFKQE; encoded by the coding sequence ATGAACCGCCGCGACCTCTTCCGCGTGTCCGCCCTCAGCGCCCTGGGCGGAAGTTTCCCTCTCTCGCTTGCTCGGAGCGCGGACCAGCCGCTCGGGGCGGACGAGATGATTCACAAGTACCTCGTGGCCGAGACCAAACGCATTTCCGCGAAGTTCATGGACGGGGCCAAGTCCAAAGCGGAATGGGAAAAGATCCGCCCGCGGCTGAAGCGCGAGTTTCTCGACATGCTGGGGCTCGACCCGCTGCCCGAGAAAACGCCGCTCAAAGCAACTGTCACCGGTTCACTCGAACGCGGCGAAGTGGTGATCGAGAAATTGCACTACCAGAGCAAACCGGGTCTGTACGTAACCGCGAACCTGTACCGCCCGAAGTCCGTGAACCCCGATCGCAAGGACGGGGGTGGCACGAAGCTCCCCGCGGTCCTCTACGTGTGCGGGCACAGTGGGCGCGGGCGCGACGGCAACAAGACCGCGTTCCAGGACCACGGGATGTGGTTCGCGTCGAACGGCTACGTGTGCCTGATCGTCGACACGCTCCAGCTCGGCGAGATCGCGGGCAAGCACCACGGCACGTACAACCTGAACCGCTTCTGGTGGCACTCCCGAGGATACACGCCCGCCGGCGTCGAGTGCTGGAACGGTATTCGTGGTATCGATTACTTGTGTTCGCTGCCCTATGTCGACGCGGAAAAGATCGGCGTGACCGGGATCAGCGGCGGAGGGGCGACGACCAACTGGGTCGCCGCGGCCGACGACCGCGTGAAGGTCGCGGTACCCGTATCCGGCGTGAGCGACCTGGAGTGCTACGTCACGGATCAGGTCATCAACGGGCACTGCGACTGCATGTTCTTCCACAACATTTATCAGTGGGAATGGACCACCGCACTCGCGCTGTTCGCCCCGAAGCCGCTGCTGTTCGCGAACAGCGACGACGACAAGATATTCCCGATGACCGGCAACAAGCGAATCATCGAGCGACTGCGGACGTGCTACGCGATGTTCGGCGCGAAGGAGAACGTGGACGAACACGTCTCGAAGGGCGGGCACGACTACCGGCCCGATTTGCGCATCGCGATCTTCGCGTTCTTCCACAAGCACCTGAAGGGAGACAAGGCGCCCATTAAGGACGCCGACTTCCCGAAGATCGAAGGAAAGGAACTGCGTGCATTCGCGGACGACAAGGACATTCCGAAGGACGCGATCAACGCGACCGCGGACGAAACGTTCGTGCCGGTCGCGAAAGTAGCGTTACCCACGGAGAAGAACTTCGGGACGTGGAAAACAGACCTGGTGAAGCAACTGAAAGCGAAAGTGTTTCAGGCACTCCCGGAGAAGATACCCGCCGCGAAACTAGTGCGACCGATGCTATTGCTTTCGCGACTCGCGGCCGAAACGGGTGTCGAGTTCGAGACCGATGGTACACAGATCGAACAGGGCGGGTTCCCTCCCGCACCTGGACCACTCCCCGTTATCGCTGTGCTGAACGCGGGCGACACCGAAGGCGAAATGAAAAAGTGGGTGGAGCGGTTGGGGAAGAACGTTCTGGCACTGTTGCCGCGTGGAGTGGGAGCAACAGCGTGGAGCACAAAAAATCCGCCGAACACCGTTGAGCGGTCGTTCGCACTACTCGGCCAGACGGCCGACAGCGGGCGCGTCCGTGACGTGGCCGCGTTCCTGGCAATGTGGCAGCGAGCAAAGAAAAAAGCGGAGGAACGGGTTCGCGTTGTTGGTCGCGGGCAGGCCGGGATTCTTGCCGTATACGCCATTCTCTTGACCCCGGGCCTAGTTGATGAAATCACGATCGCCGATCTGCCCGTTTCGCACCGCGACGGGCCGCACTTCCTGAACGTGATGCGGGTGCTCGACATCCCGGAAGCGCTCGGGCTGCTTGCCCCCCAAGTAAAGCTCACACTGATCGGCAAGAACGCGAAGGACAAGGCGTTCGACCGCACCGCGGCGATCTTCGCGGCAGCCGGGGCGAAGGACAAGTTCAAACAGGAGTAG